A stretch of the Massilia varians genome encodes the following:
- a CDS encoding helicase-related protein: MNQSHPPLDDTEHDDAFLERELDFAERGIELVKMEGRVFLRFSGEVRYEGLRVPYRLVPSRGVLAKPSKWRKMDMPARRDLLEERATPDAIEELQTEAEAFVREIAEEADDFGWNPMLFLHVLDELETSEPAEFVFQRISQRLTHAIEREQEERHAARTKESINLAEYPESFELASRMGRKFIALLGPTNSGKTHRAMEALAKAASGVYLAPLRLLALENYERLQNARPHGKEIKVSLITGEERRIAEDATHVASTVEMLDTKTQVEVAVIDEIQMLADRDRGAAWTAAVCGAPASTVFLVGAPEARRAIEALAERLEVPLEVHVLKRMAPLAMEPSPVRKLGNLRRGDAVIAFSRRDVLMWRDMITEKGLSVATVYGNLSPEVRRAQAERFRKGQADIVVGTDALAMGLNMPIARIVMTTTVKYNGYEEEEISAALAKQIAGRAGRYGVHEEGFVAGYDEDTHQVMRALMKEKIPPVAATGFAVAPSLEQLHRISSVTGETSLVKLLKRFVHNIDVPDGFFYPRITEEQNERAEWLDTLPLSVAEKFMLSLVPISSRVPVLQSAWEHWALSLAKKKICKLTPPAQELYYMNLQEVEDTCRMYSAYAWLGYREPEHFPSIELAQQLAREASERVDAMLQQQNTAARQRGGSSGGKRRR; encoded by the coding sequence ATGAATCAATCCCATCCTCCGCTGGACGACACCGAACACGACGACGCCTTCCTCGAGCGCGAACTCGACTTCGCCGAGCGCGGCATCGAACTGGTCAAGATGGAAGGCCGCGTCTTCCTGCGCTTCTCGGGCGAGGTGCGCTACGAAGGCCTGCGCGTGCCCTACCGGCTGGTGCCTTCGCGCGGCGTGCTGGCCAAACCGAGCAAGTGGCGCAAGATGGACATGCCGGCGCGCCGCGATTTATTGGAGGAACGCGCCACCCCCGACGCCATCGAAGAACTGCAGACCGAAGCCGAGGCGTTCGTGCGCGAGATCGCCGAGGAAGCCGACGATTTCGGCTGGAACCCGATGCTGTTCCTGCACGTGCTCGACGAGCTGGAAACGTCGGAGCCGGCCGAATTCGTGTTCCAGCGTATCTCGCAGCGCCTGACCCACGCCATCGAGCGCGAGCAGGAAGAACGCCACGCCGCGCGCACCAAGGAAAGCATCAACCTGGCCGAATATCCGGAATCCTTCGAGCTGGCCAGCCGCATGGGGCGCAAGTTCATCGCCCTGCTCGGGCCGACCAACTCCGGCAAGACCCACCGCGCGATGGAGGCGCTGGCCAAGGCCGCAAGCGGCGTCTACCTGGCTCCCCTGCGCCTGCTGGCGCTGGAAAACTACGAGCGCCTGCAGAACGCCCGTCCGCACGGCAAAGAGATCAAGGTCAGCCTGATCACCGGCGAAGAGCGCCGCATCGCCGAGGACGCGACCCACGTCGCCAGCACCGTCGAGATGCTGGACACCAAGACCCAGGTCGAGGTGGCGGTGATCGACGAGATCCAGATGCTGGCCGACCGCGACCGCGGCGCCGCCTGGACCGCGGCCGTGTGCGGCGCCCCAGCCTCCACCGTGTTCCTGGTGGGTGCGCCGGAAGCGCGGCGCGCGATCGAGGCGCTGGCCGAACGCCTGGAAGTGCCGCTCGAAGTCCACGTGCTGAAACGCATGGCGCCGCTGGCGATGGAGCCTTCGCCGGTGCGCAAGCTCGGCAACCTGCGGCGCGGCGACGCCGTCATCGCCTTCTCGCGGCGCGACGTCCTGATGTGGCGCGACATGATCACCGAGAAGGGACTGTCGGTGGCCACCGTGTACGGCAACCTGTCGCCCGAAGTGCGGCGCGCCCAGGCCGAGCGCTTCCGCAAAGGGCAGGCCGACATCGTGGTCGGCACCGACGCGCTGGCGATGGGCCTGAACATGCCGATCGCGCGCATCGTGATGACCACCACCGTCAAGTACAACGGCTATGAGGAAGAAGAGATCTCGGCGGCGCTGGCCAAGCAGATCGCCGGCCGGGCAGGGCGTTACGGAGTCCACGAGGAGGGCTTCGTCGCCGGTTACGACGAGGACACCCATCAGGTGATGCGCGCGCTGATGAAGGAGAAGATTCCGCCGGTAGCGGCCACCGGCTTTGCGGTGGCGCCTTCGCTCGAGCAGCTGCACCGCATTTCCTCGGTGACGGGCGAGACCTCGCTGGTGAAGCTCTTGAAACGCTTCGTGCACAACATCGACGTGCCGGACGGCTTCTTCTATCCGCGCATCACGGAGGAGCAGAACGAGCGCGCCGAATGGCTCGACACGCTGCCGCTGTCGGTGGCCGAGAAGTTCATGCTGTCGCTGGTGCCGATCTCGAGCCGGGTGCCGGTGCTGCAGAGCGCCTGGGAGCACTGGGCGCTGTCGCTGGCCAAGAAGAAGATCTGCAAGCTGACGCCGCCTGCCCAGGAGCTGTATTACATGAACCTGCAGGAGGTCGAGGATACCTGCCGCATGTACTCCGCCTACGCCTGGCTGGGCTACCGGGAACCGGAACACTTCCCAAGCATCGAACTGGCGCAGCAGCTGGCGCGCGAGGCATCCGAACGGGTCGATGCGATGCTGCAGCAGCAGAACACGGCGGCAAGGCAGCGGGGCGGTTCAAGCGGGGGCAAGCGCAGGCGCTAA
- a CDS encoding HP0495 family protein: MDQKESLIEYPSDFPIKVMGATHVDFASTIVEVITQLDPTFHAGKMQSRPSSKGNYTGLTVTVRATSREMLDDVYRALSSHHMVKMVL; this comes from the coding sequence ATGGACCAGAAAGAATCCCTCATCGAATACCCGAGCGACTTCCCGATCAAGGTGATGGGCGCGACGCATGTCGATTTCGCTTCGACAATCGTCGAAGTGATTACGCAACTGGATCCGACTTTTCATGCTGGCAAGATGCAAAGCCGTCCATCATCCAAGGGCAACTACACTGGTCTGACCGTCACCGTACGTGCCACCAGCCGCGAGATGCTGGACGACGTCTACCGTGCCCTGTCCTCGCACCATATGGTGAAAATGGTCCTTTGA
- a CDS encoding DUF808 domain-containing protein: protein MAAGSLLALLDDIATILDDVAAMSKVAAKKTAGVLGDDLALNAQQVTGVKAERELPVVWAVAKGSFKNKAILVPAALAISAFVPWLITPLLVIGGAFLCYEGFEKIAHKFLHSKEEDEQRRAELAAAVANPAVDMCAMEKEKIKGAVRTDFILSAEIIVIALGTVENAPFSQQVLVLTAIALAMTAGVYGLVAAIVKMDDAGLALSQKASGLARGIGKLLLASAPKLMKFLSIAGTAAMFMVGGGIIAHAWEPLHHFAEGAAQVTAGVPGIGGVLAAITPTIVDALAGVVLGAIVLGVVTVVQRMRGKKAAH from the coding sequence ATGGCTGCAGGCAGTTTGCTGGCGTTACTAGACGATATCGCGACGATCCTCGACGACGTCGCGGCGATGAGCAAGGTGGCGGCAAAGAAGACCGCCGGCGTGCTGGGCGACGACCTGGCGCTCAACGCCCAGCAGGTCACCGGCGTCAAAGCCGAGCGCGAATTGCCGGTGGTGTGGGCGGTGGCCAAAGGCTCGTTCAAGAACAAGGCGATCCTGGTGCCGGCGGCACTGGCGATTTCCGCCTTCGTGCCCTGGCTGATCACCCCGCTCTTGGTGATCGGCGGCGCCTTCCTGTGCTACGAAGGTTTCGAGAAGATCGCGCACAAGTTCCTGCACAGTAAGGAAGAAGACGAGCAGCGCCGTGCCGAGCTCGCCGCTGCCGTGGCCAACCCGGCGGTGGACATGTGTGCGATGGAGAAGGAAAAGATCAAGGGCGCGGTGCGTACCGACTTCATCCTGTCGGCAGAGATCATCGTGATCGCCCTCGGCACCGTGGAGAACGCGCCGTTCAGCCAGCAGGTGCTGGTGCTGACCGCCATCGCGCTGGCGATGACGGCCGGCGTGTACGGCCTGGTCGCCGCCATCGTCAAGATGGACGATGCCGGCCTGGCCCTGAGCCAGAAGGCCAGCGGCCTGGCACGCGGCATCGGCAAGCTGCTGCTGGCCTCGGCGCCGAAGCTGATGAAATTCCTGTCGATCGCCGGCACCGCGGCCATGTTCATGGTCGGCGGCGGCATCATCGCCCACGCCTGGGAGCCGCTGCACCACTTCGCCGAAGGCGCGGCGCAGGTAACGGCCGGCGTGCCGGGCATCGGCGGCGTACTGGCGGCGATCACCCCGACCATCGTCGACGCGCTGGCCGGCGTCGTGCTCGGCGCCATCGTGCTGGGGGTCGTGACGGTCGTGCAGCGCATGCGCGGCAAGAAAGCCGCCCACTAA
- the lipA gene encoding lipoyl synthase produces the protein MTTETSNASNGAAQAYDATEKQKGASKTSRIPIKIVPIADTERLKKPDWIRVKAATASSRFYEIKDILRANKLVTVCEEASCPNIGECFGKGTATFMIMGDKCTRRCPFCDVGHGRPDPLDVNEPGNLAKTIADLRLSYVVITSVDRDDLRDGGAGHFVECITKTRALSPNTKIEVLVPDFRGRLEKALNIFADGLPDVMNHNLETVPRLYKEARPGADYKHSLVLLRDFKKMYPTAVTKSGLMVGLGETDEEILEVMRDMREHDIDMLTIGQYLAPSNSHLPVRRYVHPDTFKMFEEKAYEMGFVHAAVGAMVRSSYHADQQAHEAGVAA, from the coding sequence ATGACTACCGAAACCAGCAATGCCAGCAACGGCGCGGCCCAAGCCTACGACGCCACCGAAAAGCAGAAGGGCGCCAGCAAGACCTCGCGCATCCCGATCAAGATCGTTCCGATCGCCGACACCGAGCGCCTGAAGAAGCCGGACTGGATCCGCGTGAAGGCCGCGACCGCCTCGTCGCGCTTCTACGAGATCAAGGACATCCTGCGCGCCAACAAGCTGGTGACCGTGTGCGAAGAGGCGAGCTGCCCGAACATCGGCGAATGCTTCGGCAAGGGCACCGCGACCTTCATGATCATGGGCGACAAGTGCACCCGCCGCTGCCCGTTCTGCGACGTCGGTCACGGCCGTCCGGATCCGCTGGACGTGAACGAGCCGGGCAACCTGGCCAAGACCATCGCCGACCTGCGCCTGTCCTATGTCGTGATCACCTCGGTGGACCGCGACGACCTGCGTGACGGCGGCGCCGGCCACTTCGTCGAGTGCATCACCAAGACCCGCGCCTTGAGCCCGAACACCAAGATCGAAGTGCTGGTGCCGGACTTCCGCGGCCGCCTGGAAAAGGCCCTGAACATCTTCGCCGACGGCCTGCCGGACGTGATGAACCACAACCTGGAAACCGTGCCGCGCCTGTACAAGGAAGCGCGCCCGGGCGCCGACTACAAGCACTCGCTGGTGCTGCTGCGCGACTTCAAGAAGATGTACCCGACCGCGGTCACCAAGTCGGGCCTGATGGTGGGCCTGGGCGAGACCGACGAGGAAATCCTGGAAGTGATGCGCGACATGCGCGAGCACGACATCGACATGCTGACCATCGGCCAGTACCTGGCGCCGTCGAACTCGCACCTGCCGGTGCGCCGCTACGTGCACCCGGACACCTTCAAGATGTTCGAAGAGAAGGCCTACGAGATGGGCTTCGTGCACGCCGCCGTGGGCGCGATGGTGCGTTCGTCCTACCACGCCGACCAGCAGGCGCACGAAGCGGGCGTCGCAGCGTAA
- a CDS encoding YraN family protein has product MWPLRLSPRQAQGRDWERVALLHLRRHGLQPVEENFRCKGGEIDLVMRDGDTLVFVEVRQRAASCHGGAAASITPAKIRRLVRAAQVYLLRFPVTPPCRFDVVAIDGEQLAWLRDVIN; this is encoded by the coding sequence ATGTGGCCGCTGCGCCTGTCACCGCGGCAGGCCCAGGGCCGCGACTGGGAGCGGGTTGCCCTGCTCCACCTGCGCCGCCACGGCCTGCAGCCGGTCGAAGAGAATTTCCGCTGCAAGGGCGGCGAAATCGACCTGGTCATGCGCGATGGCGATACCCTGGTGTTCGTCGAGGTGCGTCAGCGTGCTGCTAGCTGCCACGGCGGCGCTGCCGCCAGCATCACTCCCGCCAAGATCCGCCGCCTGGTGCGTGCGGCCCAGGTGTACCTGTTGCGCTTTCCCGTCACGCCGCCTTGCCGCTTCGACGTGGTCGCCATCGATGGCGAGCAGCTCGCATGGCTGCGCGATGTGATCAATTAG
- a CDS encoding phosphoheptose isomerase — protein MNTQRILAHFQESADLKMKSAAALAQPISQAVELMFGALSNGNKILACGNGGSAADCQHFAAELVGRFERERFPLPAIALTTDTSIMTAVGNDYSFKEIFSKQVQAFGQAGDVLLAISTSGNSANVLAAVEAALEREMRIVAFTGKDGGALAKMLTDADIHINVPHARTARIQEVHLCAIHCICDGIDVALFGGEEE, from the coding sequence ATGAACACTCAACGCATCCTCGCTCACTTCCAGGAGAGCGCCGATCTCAAGATGAAATCGGCTGCTGCCCTGGCACAACCCATTTCGCAGGCGGTCGAACTCATGTTCGGCGCCCTGTCCAACGGCAACAAGATCCTGGCCTGCGGCAATGGCGGTTCCGCCGCCGACTGCCAGCACTTCGCTGCCGAGCTCGTTGGTCGCTTCGAGCGCGAGCGCTTCCCGCTGCCGGCGATCGCGCTGACCACCGACACCTCGATCATGACGGCGGTCGGCAACGACTACAGCTTCAAGGAGATCTTCTCGAAGCAGGTGCAGGCCTTCGGCCAGGCCGGCGACGTCCTGTTGGCGATCTCGACCTCGGGCAATTCGGCCAACGTGCTGGCCGCGGTCGAGGCGGCGCTGGAACGCGAGATGCGCATCGTCGCCTTCACCGGCAAGGACGGCGGCGCACTGGCGAAGATGCTGACCGACGCCGACATCCACATCAACGTGCCTCACGCACGCACCGCGCGCATCCAGGAAGTCCACCTGTGCGCGATTCACTGCATCTGCGACGGCATCGACGTCGCACTGTTCGGAGGAGAAGAGGAATGA
- a CDS encoding LysE family transporter: MSFATWIAFVIAGSLIAISPGSGAVLSMSHGLAYGLKKASATVLGLQLGLILVLVIAGAGVGSLLLASSVAFTAVKIVGALYLIYLGIAQWRAPAAPAADAGALGSAGLPAHPGFGKRVMTGFLTNATNPKGIIFMVAVLPQFINQKAPLLPQLAILGVTMVTIDSIVMHGYAGMASMMQRFLRDVRAVKLQNRIFGAVLVVMGTLLFLVEPGRRA; the protein is encoded by the coding sequence ATGAGCTTCGCTACCTGGATCGCCTTCGTCATCGCCGGTTCCCTGATCGCCATTTCGCCCGGTTCCGGCGCGGTGCTGTCGATGTCGCACGGCCTCGCCTACGGCCTGAAGAAAGCCAGCGCCACCGTGCTCGGCCTGCAGCTCGGCCTGATCCTGGTGCTGGTGATCGCCGGCGCCGGGGTGGGGTCGCTGCTGCTGGCCTCCTCGGTGGCCTTCACCGCCGTGAAGATCGTCGGCGCGCTGTACCTGATTTACCTGGGCATTGCACAGTGGCGCGCGCCGGCGGCGCCGGCCGCCGATGCCGGCGCGCTCGGCAGTGCCGGCCTGCCCGCCCACCCGGGCTTCGGCAAGCGCGTGATGACCGGCTTTCTCACCAATGCCACCAACCCCAAGGGCATCATCTTCATGGTCGCGGTGCTGCCCCAGTTCATCAACCAGAAAGCGCCCCTGCTGCCGCAACTGGCCATCCTTGGTGTGACCATGGTGACCATCGATTCGATCGTCATGCACGGCTATGCCGGCATGGCATCGATGATGCAGCGCTTCCTGCGCGACGTGCGCGCCGTGAAGCTCCAGAACCGCATCTTCGGCGCCGTGCTGGTCGTCATGGGCACCCTGTTGTTCCTGGTCGAGCCAGGCCGCCGCGCTTGA
- a CDS encoding HU family DNA-binding protein produces MKKGELIAEFAKRTEMSGAAANTAVNTIIEIITERLKKGDTVGITGFGTFSVTKRAARKGRNPATGDVIKIAASKTPRFAAGATLKAAVNPKKK; encoded by the coding sequence ATGAAAAAAGGCGAACTGATCGCGGAATTCGCGAAGCGCACCGAGATGTCCGGCGCGGCTGCCAACACCGCCGTCAACACGATCATCGAGATCATCACCGAGCGCCTGAAGAAGGGTGACACGGTCGGCATCACCGGCTTCGGCACCTTCTCGGTCACCAAGCGCGCTGCACGCAAGGGCCGCAACCCGGCAACCGGCGATGTCATCAAGATCGCAGCATCGAAGACCCCGCGCTTCGCTGCCGGTGCGACGCTGAAAGCAGCCGTCAACCCAAAGAAGAAGTAA
- a CDS encoding PaaI family thioesterase, whose translation MNPKYTPESFNDFGKSFLPGHLGIRITEVAEGRVCAELPVTPQLLAPNGYLHAGSVVTLADTAAGYACVAHLPEGAQNFTTIELKSNHLGTARQGTIAVVATAVHLGRTTQVWDAVVTDKDSGKTIALFRCTQMILYPKA comes from the coding sequence ATGAACCCCAAGTACACCCCTGAATCCTTCAACGACTTCGGCAAGTCCTTCCTCCCCGGCCACCTCGGCATCCGGATCACCGAAGTCGCCGAAGGCCGCGTCTGCGCCGAACTTCCGGTCACGCCCCAGCTGCTGGCGCCGAACGGCTACCTGCACGCCGGCAGCGTGGTCACGCTGGCCGACACCGCAGCCGGCTACGCCTGCGTCGCCCACCTGCCGGAAGGCGCACAGAACTTCACCACCATCGAACTGAAGTCGAACCACCTGGGCACCGCGCGCCAGGGCACGATCGCCGTGGTGGCGACCGCCGTGCATCTGGGACGCACCACGCAGGTGTGGGATGCTGTGGTCACCGACAAGGACAGCGGCAAGACCATCGCCCTGTTCCGCTGCACCCAGATGATCTTGTACCCGAAAGCCTAA
- a CDS encoding alpha-glucuronidase family glycosyl hydrolase — translation MPVAAGRGPGAWHRALRRRAGGEGVQLVAGKHAAPIVVGKDDYPGVLRAARDLQRDIQKVTGKAPQWHTSAAASDVIIVGTLGRHPLIDELARQGRIDTRALAGQWEGFLIQAVEDPLPGVQRALVIAGSDKRGSIYGIYTLSEQIGVSPWHW, via the coding sequence GTGCCTGTCGCTGCCGGCCGAGGTCCAGGCGCTTGGCACCGCGCGCTTCGTCGACGTGCGGGCGGAGAGGGCGTCCAGCTCGTCGCCGGCAAGCACGCCGCCCCGATCGTGGTGGGCAAGGACGACTACCCCGGCGTGCTGCGCGCGGCGCGCGACCTGCAGCGCGACATCCAGAAGGTGACCGGGAAGGCGCCGCAGTGGCACACCAGCGCTGCTGCGAGCGACGTCATCATCGTCGGCACCCTCGGCCGCCACCCCCTCATCGACGAACTGGCCAGACAGGGCAGGATCGATACGCGCGCGCTGGCCGGCCAGTGGGAAGGTTTTCTGATCCAGGCAGTCGAGGACCCGCTGCCCGGCGTACAGCGCGCCCTGGTCATCGCCGGCAGCGACAAGCGCGGCAGCATCTACGGCATCTACACGCTGTCCGAGCAGATCGGCGTCTCGCCCTGGCACTGGTGA
- a CDS encoding TlpA family protein disulfide reductase has translation MTAQTSSRSWIKPAAAAAVVLALAGIGYASFTSAPPAPNVTFISIAGDKVSIESLRGKVVMVNFWATSCVTCVKEMPQMVETYNKYKAQGLEFVAVAMQYDPPNYVLNFTETRQLPFKVAIDSAGDIAKQFGDVTLTPTTFVIDKQGRIIKQYVGEPDFPALHKLIEKELAS, from the coding sequence ATGACCGCACAGACTTCCTCCCGTTCCTGGATCAAGCCCGCCGCCGCTGCCGCCGTGGTGCTGGCCCTGGCCGGCATCGGCTACGCCTCGTTCACCAGCGCCCCGCCCGCGCCCAACGTCACCTTCATCAGCATCGCCGGCGACAAGGTCAGTATCGAGTCCCTGCGCGGCAAGGTGGTGATGGTGAACTTCTGGGCGACCTCCTGCGTCACCTGCGTCAAGGAGATGCCGCAGATGGTCGAGACCTACAACAAGTACAAGGCGCAAGGCCTGGAGTTCGTGGCGGTGGCGATGCAGTACGACCCGCCCAACTACGTGCTGAACTTCACCGAGACGCGCCAGCTGCCCTTCAAGGTGGCGATCGACTCGGCCGGCGACATCGCCAAGCAGTTCGGCGACGTCACCCTGACCCCGACCACGTTTGTCATCGACAAGCAGGGCAGGATCATCAAGCAATACGTGGGCGAGCCGGACTTCCCGGCCCTGCACAAGCTGATCGAGAAAGAGCTGGCTTCTTAG
- a CDS encoding penicillin-binding protein activator, translated as MLKKKNIRALLATAALGLLASSLAGCSSSPMPPDLGCGVPGGFCAPAAPSASPPPAEPGYTPPPASAPVRTNPVELGPSDGRPLASGVERRDLQGVRIALLLPMQSDAFAQPAEALRAGFMAGYERDRGGVTVNLVPTSDSAQATLDAYARASKQNDIVVGPLTRPAVAALATSGLVSKPTVALNHPQTNGPLPRQMLVVGLSLEEEASQVADWAAAEQPGARALVLTGKTAWQQRLSGAFAARWAQLGLNNATVELPSSDGYVDPNALAQLRARMQVDPPQLVFAALDPVQLRQVRSAIGTSLPTYGTGSINPGPDPAMSGPELTGVRILDLPWTVQPDNPLVASYPRWSGETGGYDMKRLYALGIDAFRIARELAARPGARFELDGVTGRLSVDMGAGEGGFRRVETGTVYRDGMYETVAFGR; from the coding sequence ATGTTGAAGAAGAAGAATATCAGGGCGCTGCTGGCGACGGCCGCGCTGGGCTTGTTGGCGTCTTCATTGGCGGGCTGCAGCAGCTCGCCAATGCCGCCGGACCTGGGCTGCGGCGTACCGGGCGGATTTTGCGCGCCCGCAGCGCCGAGTGCAAGCCCGCCACCTGCCGAACCCGGCTATACGCCGCCGCCGGCATCCGCCCCGGTCCGCACCAATCCGGTCGAGCTCGGCCCGTCCGATGGCCGTCCGCTGGCATCGGGCGTCGAGCGCCGCGACCTGCAAGGGGTAAGGATTGCCCTGCTGCTGCCCATGCAATCCGACGCATTCGCGCAGCCTGCCGAGGCGCTGCGCGCCGGCTTCATGGCCGGCTACGAACGCGACCGCGGCGGCGTGACCGTCAACCTGGTTCCCACCAGCGATTCCGCGCAGGCCACGCTCGATGCCTATGCGCGCGCCAGCAAACAGAACGACATCGTGGTCGGCCCCCTCACCCGCCCCGCCGTGGCGGCACTGGCCACCAGCGGCCTCGTGAGCAAGCCGACGGTGGCCCTGAACCATCCGCAAACCAATGGTCCGCTGCCGCGCCAGATGCTGGTGGTCGGCCTGTCGCTCGAAGAAGAAGCCAGCCAGGTGGCCGACTGGGCCGCCGCGGAACAGCCGGGCGCACGCGCCCTGGTGCTGACCGGAAAGACCGCATGGCAGCAACGCCTGTCCGGCGCCTTCGCCGCGCGCTGGGCGCAGCTGGGCCTGAACAATGCCACCGTCGAGTTGCCCAGCAGCGATGGCTACGTGGATCCCAACGCGCTGGCTCAGCTGCGCGCGCGCATGCAGGTCGACCCGCCGCAGCTGGTGTTCGCCGCCCTCGACCCGGTCCAGCTGCGCCAGGTGCGCAGCGCCATCGGCACCTCGCTGCCGACCTACGGCACCGGCTCGATCAACCCGGGCCCGGACCCGGCCATGAGCGGACCGGAACTGACCGGGGTGCGCATCCTCGACCTGCCCTGGACCGTGCAGCCGGACAACCCGTTGGTGGCAAGCTATCCGCGCTGGAGCGGCGAGACCGGCGGCTACGACATGAAGCGTCTGTACGCGCTCGGCATCGACGCCTTCCGCATCGCGCGCGAACTGGCCGCGCGTCCCGGCGCCCGCTTCGAGCTCGATGGCGTCACCGGCCGCCTGTCGGTCGACATGGGTGCTGGCGAAGGGGGCTTCCGCCGCGTCGAGACCGGCACGGTGTACCGTGACGGCATGTACGAAACGGTCGCCTTCGGGCGCTGA
- a CDS encoding BrnA antitoxin family protein, with amino-acid sequence MNTESTLPAAKIAAPVRRARPPKRKTRITIYLDDEVLNEFRNLSERCGTGYQTLINAALRHRLAASGVENGLA; translated from the coding sequence ATGAATACCGAATCGACCCTGCCAGCAGCAAAGATCGCGGCACCAGTGCGCCGTGCCCGTCCGCCGAAACGCAAGACCCGCATCACGATCTACCTTGACGACGAAGTCCTGAACGAATTCCGCAACCTGTCGGAACGCTGCGGCACCGGCTACCAGACCCTGATCAACGCCGCGCTGCGTCACCGCCTGGCGGCGTCGGGCGTCGAAAACGGCCTGGCCTGA
- a CDS encoding BON domain-containing protein, producing the protein MTKLRPLAGLLSKIVLGTALAVSLSGCVAMAVGGAATAVLSANDRRTLGMQTEDKAINVKAELKLRELTGENGHINVTSYNRKVLLTGEVRDDAMKQAAEREVRAIDNVVSVINELEIAGPSSFTSRSNDALITTKVKASLVDKKTVSATAFKVTTERGIVYLQGLVTAREGNIAADVAKGVPGVVKVVKIFEYIADEDPRANQAAPSQG; encoded by the coding sequence ATGACCAAACTGCGCCCGCTGGCCGGCCTGCTGTCCAAAATCGTCCTGGGTACCGCGCTCGCGGTATCGCTGTCGGGCTGCGTGGCCATGGCCGTCGGCGGCGCCGCCACGGCCGTCCTGTCGGCCAACGACCGCCGCACCCTCGGCATGCAGACCGAGGACAAGGCGATCAACGTCAAGGCCGAGCTCAAGCTGCGCGAGCTCACCGGCGAGAACGGCCACATCAACGTCACCAGCTACAACCGCAAGGTGCTGCTGACCGGCGAAGTGCGCGACGACGCGATGAAGCAGGCGGCCGAGCGCGAAGTGCGCGCGATTGACAACGTGGTCTCGGTGATCAACGAGCTGGAGATCGCCGGCCCGTCGAGCTTTACCTCGCGCTCGAACGACGCCCTGATCACCACCAAGGTCAAGGCCAGCCTGGTCGACAAGAAGACCGTCTCGGCCACCGCCTTCAAGGTGACCACCGAGCGCGGCATCGTCTACCTGCAGGGCCTGGTCACCGCGCGTGAAGGCAATATCGCCGCCGACGTCGCCAAGGGCGTGCCGGGCGTGGTCAAGGTCGTCAAGATCTTCGAATACATCGCCGACGAAGACCCGCGCGCCAACCAGGCGGCGCCAAGCCAAGGTTAA
- the lipB gene encoding lipoyl(octanoyl) transferase LipB, with protein MSAIRPATPLIRELGRADYEPTFAAMRAFTDARTPDTQDELWIVEHPPVYTLGLGADRAHVLAPHDIPVVQTDRGGEVTYHGPGQVVIYLLMDLRRNKPGGKLYARQFVAKIEQAVIEVLAAYNLAGERVAGAPGIYIAQGPRKGAKIAALGLKVRGNGCTYHGVSLNVAMDLAPFTWINPCGYSGLATVDMRTMGVEAPLADVQQALAQELVRQLASTEAVEPEPNNL; from the coding sequence ATGTCCGCTATCCGTCCCGCCACGCCCCTGATCCGTGAGCTCGGCCGCGCCGACTACGAACCGACCTTCGCCGCGATGCGCGCCTTCACCGATGCGCGCACGCCCGACACGCAGGACGAGCTGTGGATCGTCGAGCATCCTCCCGTCTACACGCTGGGCCTGGGCGCCGACCGCGCCCACGTGCTGGCGCCCCATGATATTCCCGTGGTCCAGACCGACCGCGGCGGCGAGGTGACCTACCACGGTCCCGGCCAGGTCGTGATCTACCTGCTGATGGACCTGCGCCGCAACAAGCCTGGCGGCAAGCTGTATGCCCGCCAGTTTGTGGCAAAAATCGAACAGGCGGTCATCGAGGTGCTGGCGGCGTATAATCTTGCGGGCGAACGCGTTGCCGGGGCGCCCGGCATCTATATCGCGCAAGGCCCGCGCAAGGGCGCGAAGATCGCCGCTCTCGGCCTCAAGGTGCGCGGCAACGGCTGCACCTACCATGGCGTGTCGCTGAACGTGGCGATGGACCTGGCCCCGTTCACGTGGATCAACCCGTGCGGATATTCGGGGCTGGCCACGGTCGACATGCGCACCATGGGTGTGGAAGCCCCGCTGGCGGATGTCCAGCAGGCGCTGGCGCAGGAACTGGTGCGCCAACTGGCATCGACCGAAGCGGTCGAGCCGGAACCGAACAATCTCTGA